Proteins encoded by one window of Streptomyces sp. NBC_01477:
- a CDS encoding helix-turn-helix transcriptional regulator gives MLPDTGGGRDEEAALALYQELRRNGGASAEELRAAAGLDEVRAAGGWRWLEQLGLVRAKDGGTVKPVEPHTAIVGAMDAYQAAAVEHQRDVREMQQVLRSLMTVYQPAVAQEDAADVAVRFLGGDAYKKQMMIDLHESMLICCDSMHPGPMPPMHILESSLGRDREMLARGVRVRAIYPRSCLHTPKYVRYLQDMTAAGVEVRLLDHAPYDLLIFDRHTALLAADPEDPGNSLAVVIGAVLVKSYVALYEDFWLRATMLDGPQHDGGGHSEVTAQDRAIIRLMADGLSDDQIARKLSVHRRTVQRAISKLMERVHAASRFEAGLKLANDAEFAGLFTSL, from the coding sequence GTGCTTCCCGACACCGGCGGCGGCCGGGACGAAGAGGCCGCGCTCGCGCTCTACCAGGAGCTGCGCAGGAACGGCGGGGCGTCGGCCGAGGAACTGCGGGCGGCCGCGGGACTTGACGAGGTGCGGGCGGCCGGCGGCTGGCGCTGGCTGGAGCAGCTCGGCCTGGTGCGGGCGAAGGACGGCGGCACGGTCAAACCGGTGGAGCCGCACACGGCGATCGTCGGGGCGATGGACGCGTATCAGGCCGCCGCCGTGGAACACCAGCGCGATGTGCGGGAGATGCAGCAGGTGCTGCGGTCGCTGATGACGGTGTACCAGCCCGCCGTCGCGCAGGAGGACGCGGCGGACGTCGCGGTGCGCTTCCTCGGCGGCGACGCGTACAAGAAGCAGATGATGATCGACCTGCACGAGTCGATGCTGATCTGCTGCGACTCGATGCACCCGGGGCCGATGCCGCCGATGCACATCCTGGAGTCCTCGCTCGGCCGGGACCGGGAGATGCTGGCGCGCGGGGTACGGGTGCGGGCGATCTACCCGCGCTCGTGCCTGCACACCCCGAAGTACGTGCGCTATCTCCAGGACATGACGGCCGCGGGCGTGGAGGTGCGGCTGCTCGACCACGCGCCCTACGACCTGCTGATCTTCGACCGGCACACCGCGCTGCTCGCCGCCGACCCCGAGGACCCGGGCAATTCGCTCGCGGTGGTCATCGGCGCGGTCCTGGTGAAGTCGTACGTGGCGCTCTACGAGGACTTCTGGCTGCGCGCGACGATGCTCGACGGCCCCCAGCACGACGGCGGCGGCCACAGCGAGGTCACCGCCCAGGACCGGGCGATCATCCGGCTGATGGCCGACGGGCTGAGCGACGACCAGATCGCCCGCAAACTCAGCGTCCACCGCCGCACCGTGCAGCGGGCGATTTCCAAGCTGATGGAAAGGGTCCATGCCGCGAGCCGCTTCGAGGCGGGCCTGAAACTCGCCAACGACGCGGAATTCGCCGGGCTGTTCACCAGTTTGTGA
- a CDS encoding tellurite resistance TerB family protein codes for MALWDRFKESASNMQTQLNAKKNDLKSGAFRDASMAMCALVAAADGSIDPAERQRVAALIGTNEVLQNFPALDLQRRFEDYLGKLTADFAFGKVAILQEIAKVQKKPTEARAVIQIGIVIGGADGDFDKTEQAVVREACYAVGLNPQEFDL; via the coding sequence ATGGCCCTGTGGGACCGCTTCAAAGAGTCCGCGAGCAATATGCAGACGCAGCTCAATGCCAAGAAGAACGACCTGAAGAGCGGCGCCTTCCGGGACGCCAGCATGGCGATGTGCGCGCTGGTCGCCGCCGCCGACGGGTCCATCGACCCGGCGGAGCGGCAGCGGGTGGCCGCGCTGATCGGCACCAACGAGGTGCTGCAGAATTTCCCGGCCCTGGACCTCCAGCGCCGTTTCGAGGACTACCTCGGCAAGCTGACCGCCGACTTCGCCTTCGGCAAGGTGGCGATCCTCCAGGAGATCGCCAAGGTGCAGAAGAAGCCGACCGAGGCCCGCGCGGTCATCCAGATCGGCATCGTCATCGGCGGCGCCGACGGCGACTTCGACAAGACCGAGCAGGCCGTGGTGCGCGAGGCGTGCTACGCGGTGGGCCTCAACCCGCAGGAGTTCGACCTCTGA
- a CDS encoding helix-turn-helix transcriptional regulator: MAPHHGGSPPLIHGFLRQARKLYSGPAERTAHPAGKRRGGLSQTDVAQCMGVSTRLYQDWEGGVRPIPLHRLDALAEALDLGSARRDELWFIASGGFPPRGPSRPDPDAVSGWTSYLRALPVPSLAVDAGWRIEESNTAWQRLFLSAGEPAPGNLLRFVLFSPYARRLCGEWEDGWATSYLRQLRLEAETTRSAELRRVIDELQDHPELAELWRAVDESSRVTLHNDGQVRIIVPPVGGHPQHVRTLVSSPAHDPRRRMVTFLPTRHTADAA; encoded by the coding sequence ATGGCACCGCATCACGGGGGTTCCCCGCCGCTGATCCACGGCTTCCTGCGCCAGGCCCGCAAGCTCTACAGCGGTCCGGCGGAACGTACGGCCCATCCGGCGGGAAAGCGCCGCGGCGGGCTGAGCCAGACGGACGTGGCGCAGTGCATGGGCGTGTCGACCCGGCTGTACCAGGACTGGGAGGGCGGCGTCAGGCCGATTCCGCTGCACCGGCTGGACGCGCTCGCGGAGGCTCTCGACCTCGGCTCGGCGCGGCGCGACGAGCTGTGGTTCATCGCCAGCGGCGGCTTCCCGCCGCGCGGCCCGAGCCGTCCCGACCCGGACGCGGTCAGTGGCTGGACCAGTTATCTGCGCGCCCTGCCCGTGCCCTCGCTGGCCGTCGACGCGGGCTGGCGGATCGAGGAGAGCAACACCGCCTGGCAGCGGCTCTTCCTGTCGGCCGGCGAGCCCGCCCCGGGCAATCTGCTGCGGTTCGTGCTGTTCAGCCCGTACGCCCGCCGGCTGTGCGGCGAGTGGGAGGACGGCTGGGCCACCTCCTACCTGCGCCAGCTGCGGCTGGAGGCGGAGACCACCCGCAGCGCGGAATTGCGCCGCGTCATCGACGAGCTCCAGGACCACCCGGAGCTGGCGGAGCTGTGGCGCGCGGTGGACGAGTCCAGCCGGGTCACCCTGCACAACGACGGGCAGGTCCGCATCATCGTGCCGCCGGTCGGCGGCCACCCGCAGCACGTACGGACCCTGGTGTCCTCCCCGGCCCACGACCCGCGCCGCCGCATGGTCACCTTCCTGCCGACCCGGCACACCGCGGACGCCGCGTAG
- a CDS encoding helix-turn-helix transcriptional regulator, with protein sequence MLPVPSEGACPTGSAGTSGGVSTQRDEDTALALYEALRTKDGIPREDLYSAADLDDAHVVRGWRRLHELGLIQVRDGVAEAVDPDAALARAMDGYQANAAEQLRSGVRLQRVTEALLTVYRPAVQRETSEVAVEFITGSRRKQRTRLDLTDAARESCGSMHPGPMPAIEVLEASLEHDRTIMARGIRSRAIYPISCLHSPKYARYLHDLADAGVEVRLVDHAPFDMLTFDRDAAVLAADPERPSEAVIVIRGAALMRSYLAVYEDCWLRGQTLARASATNAEDTEITTQERVIIRLMASGLSDDQIARKLGVHRRTVQRAVAKLMERLNATSRFEAGLKLANDAEFATTFAVQ encoded by the coding sequence ATGCTTCCCGTACCGAGTGAGGGGGCGTGCCCGACCGGGTCAGCGGGCACGTCGGGCGGAGTCAGCACCCAGCGGGACGAGGACACGGCGCTCGCGCTGTACGAGGCGCTGCGGACGAAGGACGGCATCCCGCGGGAGGACCTCTATTCCGCCGCCGACCTCGATGACGCGCACGTCGTCCGCGGCTGGCGCCGGCTGCACGAACTGGGCCTGATCCAGGTGCGCGACGGCGTGGCCGAGGCCGTCGACCCGGATGCCGCGCTGGCCCGGGCCATGGACGGCTACCAGGCCAACGCGGCCGAGCAGTTGCGCAGCGGGGTGCGGCTGCAGCGGGTGACCGAGGCGCTGCTCACCGTCTACCGGCCCGCGGTGCAGCGCGAGACCAGCGAGGTCGCGGTGGAGTTCATCACCGGGTCGCGGCGCAAGCAGCGCACCCGGCTCGACCTGACCGACGCGGCCCGCGAGTCGTGCGGCTCGATGCACCCGGGGCCGATGCCGGCGATCGAGGTCCTCGAAGCGTCGCTGGAGCACGACCGCACGATCATGGCCCGCGGCATCCGCAGCCGGGCGATCTACCCGATCTCGTGCCTGCACTCCCCCAAGTACGCCCGCTATCTGCACGATCTGGCGGACGCGGGGGTGGAGGTGCGGCTGGTCGACCACGCGCCCTTCGACATGCTCACCTTCGACCGGGACGCCGCCGTGCTCGCCGCCGACCCCGAGCGCCCCTCGGAGGCGGTCATCGTGATCCGCGGCGCCGCCCTGATGCGGTCCTACCTGGCGGTCTACGAGGACTGCTGGCTGCGCGGCCAGACGCTGGCGCGGGCGTCCGCGACCAATGCCGAGGACACCGAGATCACCACGCAGGAGCGGGTCATCATCCGGCTGATGGCCTCCGGGCTCAGCGACGACCAGATCGCCCGCAAGCTGGGGGTGCACCGGCGCACGGTCCAGCGGGCGGTCGCCAAGCTGATGGAACGGCTGAACGCCACCAGCCGGTTCGAGGCGGGCCTGAAGCTCGCCAACGACGCGGAGTTCGCCACGACCTTCGCGGTGCAGTGA
- a CDS encoding branched-chain amino acid transporter permease, with translation MPDARYLAAAVATAVAVTWALRALPFAVLAPLRSSPLVGYLKAAMPTGVMVVLAVYTLRDVSPRAADRAWPTVLALACTVALHLWRRNVPLSIVAGTAVHVALASAVFTH, from the coding sequence ATGCCTGACGCCCGCTATCTGGCCGCGGCCGTCGCGACCGCCGTGGCCGTCACCTGGGCGCTGCGCGCGCTGCCCTTCGCGGTCCTGGCGCCGCTGCGCTCCAGCCCGCTGGTCGGTTACCTCAAGGCGGCGATGCCGACCGGTGTGATGGTCGTACTCGCCGTCTACACCCTGCGCGACGTCTCGCCCCGGGCGGCGGACCGGGCCTGGCCGACGGTCCTGGCGCTGGCCTGCACGGTCGCGCTGCACCTGTGGCGGCGCAATGTCCCGCTGTCCATCGTGGCCGGCACCGCCGTCCATGTCGCCCTGGCCAGCGCGGTCTTCACGCACTGA
- a CDS encoding AzlC family ABC transporter permease, which produces MTPPPAAPVGLPPPASAPGPRAGLRRLRADLAVAAGDSGSVGLGAFPMGVAFGILVVHSGLAWWWGSVFSGFIYAGSLEFLFLGLVLTGASLASIAVTAFLVNVRHVFYALSFPLHRVNGRAAKAYSTFALSDEVYAVTAGAAARDFTSRRILWLQVFVHLYWAGGVTAGALAGAAIPAGVGGLDFAVTALFTVLALDALRARPGPAPLLALGCALAARFAAPGQMLPVAFGLFTAGLAARHAVVRKRSADA; this is translated from the coding sequence ATGACACCTCCACCGGCTGCCCCTGTCGGCCTCCCCCCGCCCGCTTCCGCGCCGGGTCCGCGTGCCGGGTTGCGGCGGTTGCGGGCCGATCTGGCCGTGGCGGCCGGGGACTCCGGGTCCGTCGGGCTCGGCGCGTTTCCGATGGGTGTGGCCTTCGGGATACTGGTGGTGCATTCGGGGCTGGCGTGGTGGTGGGGAAGTGTATTTTCCGGGTTTATTTACGCGGGATCGCTCGAATTCCTCTTCCTCGGACTGGTCCTCACCGGCGCGTCGCTGGCCTCGATCGCGGTGACCGCATTCCTGGTGAACGTCCGGCATGTCTTCTACGCGCTGTCTTTTCCGCTGCACCGGGTCAACGGCCGGGCGGCGAAGGCGTACAGCACCTTCGCGCTGTCGGACGAGGTCTATGCGGTCACCGCCGGTGCGGCCGCACGGGACTTTACGAGCCGGCGCATTCTGTGGCTCCAGGTCTTCGTCCACCTGTACTGGGCCGGCGGCGTCACGGCCGGCGCCCTGGCGGGGGCGGCGATTCCCGCCGGGGTCGGCGGGCTGGACTTCGCGGTGACCGCGCTGTTCACCGTGCTGGCACTCGACGCCTTGCGCGCCCGCCCCGGGCCGGCCCCGCTGCTGGCCCTGGGGTGCGCGCTGGCCGCCAGGTTCGCGGCGCCCGGGCAGATGCTGCCGGTCGCCTTCGGGCTGTTCACCGCCGGGCTCGCGGCCCGCCACGCGGTCGTACGGAAGAGATCCGCCGATGCCTGA
- a CDS encoding pyridoxal-dependent decarboxylase — translation MAYLPFVALPAQALPGAPVGPAAPAGRAAFAAAPEPRGLIGFAAADPDDTRRQLAALVAALRTAERHATELLDDFPASHHGDYAEMLATLADLDTDPGPEGDGGPRPADAAPDPAAAGAAVLAFERAVVDFCTDLALGDGRRTRGFVTAGGSEGLLVGLRAGRDALPGAPLYVSTAAHHEARGHARRLGMDVIEVPSGTDGTMDADALRLLTAERPGGAVVLASIGGATAGEGGDDDLAAIRAAATPAGPVHIHVDAAHAGLLAPFAPHPVLWDLRDGADSLSLTAHRLLGLPVPCGVVLVGAGRARAARGHGSTPNPLAVALLWAALRDRGYDGLRSLVHECYDTARYAADHLTAAGYRATRSGHGLTVRFPRPAPAVCTRWRLSTEGTHARLSVLPPLTRASVDALCYDLCAGAAPPAASSRRPTSGGGCTAAVSAAQRDG, via the coding sequence ATGGCGTACCTGCCGTTCGTGGCACTGCCCGCACAAGCACTGCCCGGTGCGCCCGTGGGCCCCGCGGCGCCCGCGGGCCGGGCGGCCTTCGCCGCCGCGCCCGAGCCGCGCGGACTCATCGGGTTCGCCGCCGCGGACCCGGACGACACCCGGCGGCAGCTCGCCGCCCTGGTCGCCGCGCTGCGGACCGCGGAGCGGCACGCGACCGAACTGCTCGACGACTTCCCCGCCTCGCACCACGGCGACTACGCCGAGATGCTGGCGACCCTGGCCGACCTCGACACGGACCCCGGCCCCGAAGGCGACGGCGGTCCGCGTCCTGCGGACGCCGCGCCCGACCCCGCCGCCGCGGGCGCGGCGGTGCTCGCCTTCGAACGGGCCGTTGTCGACTTCTGCACCGACCTGGCACTCGGCGACGGCCGCCGCACCCGGGGCTTCGTCACGGCCGGCGGTTCCGAAGGGCTGCTGGTCGGGCTGCGCGCCGGGCGCGACGCGCTGCCGGGCGCCCCGCTGTACGTCTCCACCGCCGCCCACCACGAGGCGCGCGGCCACGCGCGGCGGCTCGGCATGGACGTGATCGAGGTGCCGTCCGGCACGGACGGCACCATGGACGCCGACGCCCTGCGGCTGCTGACGGCCGAACGGCCCGGCGGAGCGGTCGTGCTGGCCTCCATCGGCGGCGCCACGGCGGGCGAGGGCGGCGACGACGACCTGGCCGCGATACGGGCCGCGGCCACCCCGGCGGGACCCGTGCACATCCATGTGGACGCCGCCCACGCGGGCCTGCTCGCACCGTTCGCACCGCACCCGGTGCTGTGGGACCTGCGCGACGGCGCCGACAGCCTGTCGCTCACCGCGCACCGGCTGCTCGGCCTGCCCGTGCCGTGCGGGGTGGTGCTGGTCGGCGCCGGCCGCGCCCGCGCCGCCAGGGGCCACGGCTCCACCCCCAACCCGCTGGCCGTCGCGCTGCTGTGGGCGGCGCTGCGGGACCGCGGCTACGACGGGCTGCGCTCGCTGGTCCACGAGTGCTACGACACCGCCCGCTACGCCGCCGACCACCTCACCGCCGCCGGCTACCGCGCCACCCGCAGCGGGCACGGCCTGACCGTGCGCTTCCCCCGCCCGGCGCCCGCGGTGTGCACCCGCTGGCGGCTGTCCACCGAGGGCACGCACGCCCGGCTGTCCGTCCTTCCCCCGCTGACCCGCGCCTCGGTCGACGCGCTGTGCTACGACCTGTGTGCGGGGGCCGCGCCGCCGGCCGCCTCCTCCCGCCGCCCGACGTCCGGTGGCGGGTGCACCGCCGCGGTGTCCGCCGCACAGCGGGACGGCTGA
- a CDS encoding MFS transporter — MTDEAQVGVLDTLRATPMPVRYLLGGVLVNQLGAFVQTFLVLYLTHRHLSVDAAGLCLVAYSAGTILGTMLGGEATQRFGPRFTIVAAMAGSGPLVAVIPALSRSGLLAPLLVVVALAGLLAQAYRPAASVLLSDLMPERHQVMAFSMMRIALNTGAALAPLLAAGLILVNWNALFWIDGATTLVYAALAFALLPKHAVIAAQEAARQDKEADPADGTDAPAPITGRAAYRAMLRDRKYMFYLTAVLLGTITYVQSLIALPLQIKADDYPTGLYSAVLTVSSLVLITCELKITTYILRVPTHTAVAVGHMVNSIGFAVYGLAAHSPAFIMIGAVFEVSGLMVAGPSMFAHPATFPAALKARYIGTMQATAGLAAALGPLFAVFVWTRLDHGFWVLCAVVNGVAGLLAMAGLNREEKQGAPQDEGVQTKAEETVGGAA; from the coding sequence ATGACGGACGAGGCGCAGGTAGGCGTGCTGGACACGCTGAGGGCGACCCCGATGCCGGTGCGTTATCTGCTCGGCGGCGTACTGGTCAACCAGCTGGGCGCGTTCGTGCAGACGTTCCTGGTGCTGTATCTGACGCACCGGCACCTGTCGGTCGACGCGGCGGGCCTGTGCCTGGTCGCGTACAGCGCGGGCACGATCCTCGGCACCATGCTGGGCGGTGAGGCCACCCAGCGGTTCGGTCCGCGGTTCACCATCGTGGCGGCGATGGCCGGCTCGGGACCGCTGGTCGCAGTGATCCCCGCGCTCAGCCGCTCGGGGCTGCTGGCCCCGCTGCTGGTCGTGGTCGCGCTGGCGGGACTGCTCGCCCAGGCGTACCGGCCGGCCGCCTCGGTGCTGCTCAGCGACCTGATGCCGGAGCGGCACCAGGTGATGGCCTTCTCGATGATGCGGATCGCGCTGAACACCGGGGCCGCGCTGGCGCCGCTGCTCGCGGCCGGGCTGATCCTGGTCAACTGGAACGCGCTGTTCTGGATCGACGGCGCGACCACGCTGGTCTACGCGGCGCTGGCCTTCGCGCTGCTGCCCAAGCACGCGGTGATCGCCGCGCAGGAGGCCGCCAGGCAGGACAAGGAAGCGGACCCGGCGGACGGCACGGACGCCCCGGCGCCGATCACCGGGCGGGCCGCGTACCGCGCGATGCTGCGGGACCGCAAGTACATGTTCTACCTGACGGCGGTCCTGCTCGGCACGATCACCTACGTGCAGTCACTGATCGCGCTGCCGCTCCAGATCAAGGCGGACGACTACCCGACCGGGCTGTACAGCGCGGTGCTCACCGTCAGCTCGCTGGTGCTGATCACCTGCGAGCTGAAGATCACCACCTACATCCTGCGGGTGCCGACGCACACCGCGGTGGCGGTGGGGCACATGGTCAACTCGATCGGCTTCGCGGTCTACGGGCTGGCCGCGCACTCCCCCGCGTTCATCATGATCGGCGCGGTGTTCGAGGTGAGCGGGCTGATGGTCGCGGGCCCGAGCATGTTCGCGCACCCGGCCACCTTCCCCGCGGCGCTCAAGGCCCGCTACATCGGCACCATGCAGGCGACGGCCGGCCTGGCCGCGGCGCTCGGGCCGCTGTTCGCGGTCTTCGTGTGGACGCGCCTGGACCACGGCTTCTGGGTGCTGTGCGCCGTGGTCAACGGCGTCGCCGGCCTGCTGGCCATGGCCGGGCTGAACCGCGAGGAGAAGCAGGGCGCACCGCAGGACGAAGGCGTTCAGACCAAGGCGGAAGAGACCGTCGGAGGCGCAGCATGA
- a CDS encoding zinc-binding dehydrogenase produces MYAVRLHAFGPPENLRYEEVADPVPGPGQVRIAVGAAGVHLVDTMLRAGKYGGPMALPDLPTVPGREVAGTVDALGPGADPQWLGRRVVTHLGTVPGGYAGLAVADTARLHAVPDGLDLPAAVAMIGTGRTTMGVLRLSALGPDDTAVVLAAAGGIGTLLVQYAVRLGASVVGAAGGPGKAERVRALGADLAVDYREPDWTGTVRRALGAERPATVVFDAVGGEPAREAVRLLAPGGRHLVYGWAAGGPAEFGAGELDALGVESRTLVGPALGKLTGSPRALRELEAEALAAAADGSLVPAVQTYPLADAAAAHRALESRGTMGKVVLVT; encoded by the coding sequence ATGTATGCCGTACGACTGCACGCCTTCGGACCGCCGGAGAATCTGCGGTACGAGGAGGTCGCCGACCCCGTGCCTGGTCCCGGGCAGGTGCGGATCGCGGTCGGCGCGGCCGGGGTGCACCTGGTGGACACGATGCTGCGCGCGGGGAAGTACGGCGGGCCGATGGCGCTGCCCGACCTGCCGACCGTTCCGGGGCGTGAGGTCGCCGGGACGGTGGACGCGCTCGGCCCCGGCGCCGACCCGCAGTGGCTGGGGCGGCGGGTGGTCACCCACCTCGGGACGGTGCCCGGCGGTTACGCCGGGCTGGCGGTGGCCGACACCGCCCGGCTGCACGCCGTACCCGACGGGCTGGACCTCCCGGCCGCCGTCGCGATGATCGGCACCGGGCGTACGACGATGGGCGTCCTGCGGCTGTCGGCGCTGGGACCCGACGACACCGCCGTGGTCCTCGCCGCGGCCGGCGGCATCGGCACCCTGCTGGTGCAGTACGCGGTACGCCTCGGCGCGAGCGTCGTCGGGGCGGCGGGCGGCCCCGGCAAGGCCGAGCGGGTACGGGCGCTGGGCGCGGACCTGGCCGTGGACTACCGGGAGCCGGACTGGACCGGGACCGTACGGCGGGCGCTGGGGGCCGAGCGGCCGGCGACGGTGGTCTTCGACGCGGTCGGCGGCGAGCCGGCCCGGGAGGCGGTACGGCTGCTGGCGCCGGGCGGGCGGCACCTGGTGTACGGGTGGGCGGCGGGCGGCCCCGCCGAATTCGGGGCGGGGGAGCTGGACGCGCTCGGGGTGGAGTCGCGCACCCTGGTGGGACCGGCGCTCGGGAAGCTCACCGGCAGCCCGCGGGCGCTGCGGGAGCTGGAGGCCGAGGCACTGGCCGCGGCGGCGGACGGGAGCCTCGTACCGGCCGTGCAGACCTACCCGCTGGCGGACGCGGCGGCGGCGCACCGGGCGCTGGAGTCGCGGGGCACGATGGGCAAGGTGGTGCTGGTCACCTGA
- a CDS encoding class I tRNA ligase family protein: MERTMVIAPGPTANGDLHLGHLAGPFLSADVCARYARAAGRDVLFGTGVHFTQNYIVTTARRLGVPPEELRIRSGEQVERTLAAVGIEPDGFVRFDDRYVAGVQQLFERLHSAGRLRLRAMPFPYVARTGEFLTDAYVRGGCPVCLSEGCAGLCEGCGHWIASAELIDPRSTLEPDDVVELRETQVLVLPLEEHREALTEYFAGLAPTMRPRLARLIEELLARPLPDYPVTLPISWGIPAPFPEVAGQVIYADAEIIAWSMHSSALAAEQRGETPAGDDALWFAESGAKVVLFSGSDAGFAFAVVGVAMLIALGGYTLPDNFVTNEFYELDNDKFSSSRGHVVTGRELAAEVPRDLIRFYLAATGPDFQRTNFTRDAMDRVTASRLVEPWNRVADKAGSFTGGGPLPVSARSREAAARIAERFGAGYDTRRFSLTAAAFTLTEQLARLDRWEVTAADAGDFCHEVDVFLRCAAPLLIDLAGQALPDLTIPAASPATEVTPRALPRLTGTAR; this comes from the coding sequence ATGGAACGCACGATGGTGATCGCCCCCGGCCCGACCGCCAACGGCGATCTGCACCTCGGCCACCTGGCCGGCCCCTTCCTGAGCGCGGACGTCTGCGCCAGGTACGCCAGGGCCGCGGGCCGCGATGTGCTCTTCGGGACCGGCGTGCACTTCACCCAGAACTACATCGTGACCACCGCCAGGCGGCTGGGTGTGCCGCCCGAGGAGCTGCGGATCAGGTCAGGTGAGCAGGTCGAGCGGACGCTCGCGGCGGTGGGGATCGAGCCGGACGGCTTCGTACGCTTCGACGACCGGTATGTCGCGGGCGTGCAGCAGCTCTTCGAGCGGCTGCACAGCGCGGGCAGGCTGCGGCTGCGGGCGATGCCGTTCCCGTATGTGGCGCGCACCGGGGAATTCCTCACCGACGCCTATGTCCGCGGCGGCTGCCCGGTCTGCCTGTCCGAGGGGTGCGCGGGGCTGTGCGAGGGCTGCGGCCACTGGATCGCCTCGGCCGAGCTGATCGACCCGCGCTCGACGCTGGAGCCCGACGACGTGGTCGAACTGCGCGAGACGCAGGTGCTGGTGCTGCCGCTGGAGGAGCACCGGGAGGCGCTGACCGAATACTTCGCCGGGCTCGCCCCCACCATGCGGCCGCGCCTTGCCCGGCTGATCGAGGAGCTGCTGGCCCGGCCGCTGCCCGACTACCCGGTCACGCTGCCGATCTCCTGGGGCATCCCCGCGCCCTTCCCCGAGGTCGCGGGACAGGTGATCTACGCCGACGCCGAGATCATCGCCTGGAGCATGCACAGCTCCGCGCTGGCCGCCGAGCAGCGCGGCGAGACGCCGGCCGGCGACGACGCGCTGTGGTTCGCCGAGTCGGGCGCGAAGGTCGTCCTCTTCTCCGGCTCCGACGCCGGCTTCGCCTTCGCGGTGGTGGGCGTGGCGATGCTGATCGCGCTCGGCGGTTACACGCTGCCCGACAACTTCGTGACGAACGAGTTCTACGAGCTGGACAACGACAAGTTCTCCAGCAGCCGCGGCCACGTGGTGACCGGCCGCGAGCTGGCCGCCGAGGTGCCCAGGGACCTGATCCGCTTCTACCTGGCCGCCACGGGACCCGACTTCCAGCGCACCAACTTCACCCGTGACGCGATGGACCGGGTGACCGCGTCCCGCCTGGTCGAGCCGTGGAACCGGGTGGCGGACAAGGCCGGGAGCTTCACCGGCGGCGGGCCGCTGCCGGTCTCCGCGCGCTCCCGGGAGGCCGCCGCGCGGATCGCGGAGCGCTTCGGCGCCGGCTACGACACGCGCCGCTTCAGCCTGACCGCCGCGGCCTTCACGCTGACCGAGCAACTGGCCCGGCTCGACCGGTGGGAGGTGACCGCCGCCGACGCGGGCGACTTCTGCCACGAGGTGGACGTCTTCCTGCGCTGCGCCGCGCCGCTGCTCATCGACCTGGCCGGGCAGGCGCTGCCCGACCTCACCATCCCCGCCGCGTCACCGGCCACCGAGGTCACGCCCCGCGCGCTGCCACGGCTGACCGGGACCGCCCGGTGA
- a CDS encoding FAD-dependent oxidoreductase produces MTARTAAAQVVVVGAGVTGLLTAVECVLAGHRVTVLDRGAIPDPSASSYDQHRALRTLAVGDDEATRRMGAAHRRWQELESLLGPGFYRQVGVVTAWPRERLAEVTRFAARARVPVETVGPSALPQLGFPAGTTGVRELPAGVLLAGRVLRAAARWLAARPAAALRPYSPVAAVDAGTGKVTLAGGEVVGGDVVLVAAGPWTRELVGRPAVLHRQTMVYLRAARRQARLWRNAPAVGGIGADGRAWVVPPVAGTLLKISSDAVCREVAGTGAGAEDQTPWAERLAAAGILRDPAGYEVVGIKACHYTADPDTGGARLDRLGPAVWARTACGGSGFASAPLVAGRMAEAAREAVK; encoded by the coding sequence GTGACCGCGAGGACAGCCGCCGCACAGGTGGTCGTGGTCGGCGCGGGCGTCACCGGGCTGCTGACCGCGGTGGAGTGCGTGCTGGCCGGCCACCGGGTGACCGTGCTCGACCGGGGCGCGATCCCCGACCCGTCGGCCAGCTCGTACGACCAGCACCGGGCGCTGCGCACCCTCGCGGTGGGCGACGACGAGGCCACCCGGCGGATGGGCGCGGCCCACCGCAGGTGGCAGGAGTTGGAGTCGCTGCTCGGCCCGGGCTTCTACCGGCAGGTCGGCGTCGTGACGGCGTGGCCGCGCGAGCGGCTGGCCGAGGTGACGCGCTTCGCGGCCCGGGCGAGGGTGCCGGTCGAGACGGTCGGCCCCTCCGCGCTGCCGCAGCTCGGCTTCCCGGCCGGCACCACGGGCGTACGGGAGCTGCCCGCCGGGGTGCTGCTGGCCGGGCGGGTGCTGCGGGCCGCCGCCCGGTGGCTGGCGGCCCGGCCCGCGGCGGCGCTGCGGCCGTACTCCCCGGTGGCGGCGGTGGACGCCGGCACCGGCAAGGTCACGCTGGCCGGCGGCGAGGTGGTCGGCGGCGACGTGGTGCTGGTCGCGGCGGGTCCGTGGACCCGGGAGCTGGTCGGCCGGCCCGCGGTGCTGCACCGCCAGACCATGGTCTATCTGCGGGCGGCCCGGCGGCAGGCCCGCCTGTGGCGGAACGCGCCCGCGGTGGGCGGGATCGGCGCGGACGGACGGGCCTGGGTCGTACCGCCGGTGGCCGGCACACTGCTCAAGATCAGCTCGGACGCGGTGTGCCGCGAGGTGGCCGGCACCGGCGCGGGCGCCGAGGACCAGACGCCGTGGGCGGAGCGGCTGGCGGCGGCGGGAATCCTGCGCGACCCGGCCGGCTACGAGGTGGTCGGGATCAAGGCGTGCCACTACACGGCCGACCCGGACACCGGCGGCGCCCGGCTGGACCGGCTGGGTCCTGCGGTCTGGGCGCGCACGGCCTGCGGGGGCTCGGGGTTCGCCTCGGCCCCGCTGGTGGCAGGACGGATGGCGGAAGCCGCGAGGGAGGCTGTGAAATGA